One Rosa chinensis cultivar Old Blush chromosome 5, RchiOBHm-V2, whole genome shotgun sequence genomic region harbors:
- the LOC112201366 gene encoding kinesin-like protein KIN-14Q isoform X2, which produces MDYDPLLLTDVSRQQNTSISTHSDYSVLCSKLKSLTMVDPDSSCSDANEDFARENCYSPEVISTTKFRDAVANDVLDGPAMIGFSLTSPDLVMCAGSPDIPRTSCAESPEFLESRCHQKLDTSMELSFENGIDASQVKDTNRTPTVKFSTTLCETYKEDLSPEASFELLPPTVIEDKSKEGPLLDVNNNVGSADGFLGGESPKDDGNAMCEGDYQKLLIGYENQRKELAEMRSAFEELKKQNQSKNNECREAWKSLKDLQNELMRKSMHVGSLAFAIEGQVKEKSKWFASLRDLTRKLKIMKMDHIKLSEEALAYKNCLANMNEMRSTIHSALNQQVSLHNDLKTKFIEGAKERKELYNKVLELKGNIRVFCRCRPLNTEEVSAGASMAIDFESEKEGELAVKSNGVTRRTFKFDAVFGPQADQADVFEDTAPFATSVLDGYNVCIFAYGQTGSGKTFTMEGTEEARGVNFRTLEQLFRIIKEREKLHRYDVSVSVLEVYNEQIRDLLVPGNQPGATAKRLEIRQAGEGTHHVPGLVEAHVKNMNEVWEVLQTGSNARAVGSTNANEHSSRSHCIHCVMVKGENLLNGECTRSKLWLVDLAGSERIAKTEVQGERLKETQNINRSLSALGDVISALATKTSHIPFRNSKLTHLLQDSLGGDSKTLMFLQISPNENDLSETLCSLNFASRVRGIELGPAKRQMDTSELLRYKQMFEKTKLDIKSKDVQIRKMEETVHGLELKIRERDLKNKCLQDKVKELESQLLIERKLARQHVDTKIAEQHLQQLKHQQDEQTTALARPPLTNRPLTTHKILNETAINTLGKDQVNPTQQLTEKANNKIPVPTMDGFVKYIDPIEKENNPDMAEQFVLPKRTGRASICPTVQRIPATSAPRRNSLIPLPTVPNRLQSPMPVLSLAPISAYHADKKAEMDYVSEIDCLSEQTPCSSPKVTRTGGKKFNSILRRSIQKKAQMKSPMPPHMRKGVNVGMEKVRVSIGSRGRMPHRVLLGNGRRAGTKEGQKQIREKERGWNIGTAGRNAI; this is translated from the exons ATGGATTACGACCCTCTTCTCCTAACCGACGTCTCTCGCCAGCAAAACACCTCCATTTCCACTCACTCCGACT ACTCGGTACTGTGCTCGAAATTGAAAAGCTTGACCATGGTGGATCCCGATTCTTCTTGCTCTGATGCAAATGAAG ATTTTGCTCGGGAAAATTGTTATAGCCCAGAAGTTATTAGCACTACAAAATTCAGGGATGCAGTTGCAAATGACGTTCTTGATG GCCCGGCCATGATAGGATTTTCACTTACATCTCCTGATTTGGTTATGTGTGCCGGGTCACCGGATATACCCCGAACCAGCTGTGCGGAGTCCCCTGAGTTCTTGGAGAGTCGATGCCATCAGAAGCTGGATACTTCGATGGAGCTCTCTTTCGAGAATGGAATCGATGCGTCTCAAGTTAAGGATACTAATAGGACCCCAACTGTGAAGTTCTCAACCACGTTGTGCGAAACCTATAAGGAGGATTTGTCTCCTGAAGCTTCATTTGAGCTTCTTCCGCCTACGGTGATTGAGGACAAGTCGAAGGAAGGTCCCCTTCTTGATGTAAACAACAATGTAGGTTCTGCAGATGGCTTCCTGGGCGGTGAATCACCTAAA GATGATGGCAATGCCATGTGTGAAGGAGACTATCAGAAGTTGCTAATCGGTTATGAGAACCAGAGAAAGGAATTAGCAGAGATGAGGAGTGCATTCGAGGAGCTCAAAAAGCAGAACCAATCCAAGAATAATGAATGCCGAGAAGCATGGAAGTCTTTAAAGGACCTCCAAAATGAACTCATGCGCAAGTCGATGCATGTTGGATCTTTGG CTTTTGCCATCGAGGGACAGGTGAAAGAGAAAAGCAAGTGGTTTGCATCATTGAGAGATTTGACAAGAAAACTTAAG ATTATGAAGATGGACCACATTAAGCTATCAGAGGAGGCATTGGCTTATAAGAACTGTCTTGCAAATATGAACGAGATGAGGTCTACCATTCATTCCGCTT TAAATCAGCAAGTAAGTTTGCATAATGATCTGAAGACAAAGTTTATTGAAGGGGCCAAAGAACGTAAAGAACTCTACAACAAGGTGTTAGAGTTGAAAG GAAACATAAGGGTCTTTTGCAGGTGTAGGCCTCTAAACACTGAGGAAGTTTCAGCAGGAGCTTCAATGGCTATTGACTTTGAATCTGAGAAAGAAGGTGAGCTTGCTGTCAAGTCAAATGGGGTTACAAGAAGGACCTTTAAGTTTGATGCAGTATTCGGCCCTCAAGCAGACCAAG CTGATGTCTTCGAAGACACAGCTCCATTTGCAACCTCAGTTCTAGATGGGTACAATGTCTGCATATTTGCTTACGGGCAGACTGGAAGTGGAAAAACCTTTACAATGGAGGGAACGGAAGAAGCTCGGGGAGTCAATTTTAGGACTCTTGAGCAACTGTTTCGTATAATAAAAGAGCGAGAAAAGTTGCATAGATATGATGTGTCTGTTAGTGTTTTAGAAGTGTACAACGAGCAAATACGGGATCTACTTGTTCCAGGGAATCAGCCAGGAGCAACTGCCAAAAG GCTTGAAATTAGACAAGCTGGAGAAGGGACACATCATGTTCCAGGACTTGTTGAGGCACATGTGAAAAACATGAATGAAGTCTGGGAAGTTCTCCAAACTGGCAGTAATGCAAGGGCTGTTGGCTCAACCAATGCCAATGAGCATAGCAGCCGGTCGCACTG CATACACTGTGTAATGGTGAAGGGGGAGAACTTGTTGAATGGGGAATGCACAAGAAGCAAGCTCTGGTTGGTGGATCTAGCAGGGAGTGAGCGTATAGCAAAGACAGAGGTGCAAGGAGAACGACTCAAGGAAACTCAAAATATCAATAGATCTCTATCTGCACTAGGTGATGTCATATCTGCACTTGCAACTAAAACCTCACACATACCCTTCAG GAACTCCAAGCTAACCCACTTGCTTCAAGACTCTCTAG GTGGAGACTCCAAGACGCTTATGTTTCTTCAAATTAGTCCTAATGAAAATGACTTGAGTGAGACCCTTTGCTCACTGAACTTTGCGAGTAGAGTTAGAGGGATAGAGTTGGGTCCTGCAAAGAGACAAATGGACACTTCTGAACTTTTAAGATACAAACAGATG TTTGAGAAAACAAAGCTAGACATCAAGAGCAAAGATGTACAGATAAGGAAGATGGAGGAAACAGTCCATGGGTTAGAACTGAAgataagagagagagacctgaaaAATAAATGCCTGCAAGACAAG GTGAAAGAATTGGAATCACAACTTTTAATTGAGAGAAAGCTAGCACGTCAGCATGTGGACACAAAAATAGCCGAGCAGCACCTGCAGCAACTGAAACATCAACAAGACGAGCAAACTACTGCACTTGCAAGACCACCTCTAACAAACCGACCATTAACAACTCACAAGATTCTCAATGAGACAGCCATTAATACATTGGGGAAGGACCAAGTAAACCCCACGCAACAACTAACTGAGAAGGCCAACAACAAAATTCCAGTACCTACAATGGATGGTTTTGTCAAGTATATTGATCCTATAGAGAAAGAAAACAACCCCGACATGGCTGAACAATTTGTTCTACCAAAGAGAACTGGAAGAGCCTCTATCTGCCCAACAGTTCAGCGGATTCCTGCTACATCTGCTCCAAGACGCAACTCTCTAATTCCACTCCCTACTGTACCAAACCGCCTCCAATCCCCAATGCCTGTATTATCATTAGCACCAATATCAGCATACCATGCTGATAAGAAAGCTGAAATGGATTATGTGTCTGAAATTGACTGCTTGTCTGAACAGACACCATGTAGTAGTCCTAAAGTTACCAGAACTGGTGGCAAGAAGTTCAACAGCATACTGAGACGGAGCATCCAAAAGAAAGCTCAGATGAAGTCCCCAATGCCGCCACACATGAGAAAAGGTGTGAATGTAGGGATGGAGAAGGTTAGAGTATCTATTGGAAGTCGAGGCAGGATGCCACACAGGGTGTTACTTGGAAATGGTAGAAGGGCAGGTACTAAAGAAGGTCAGAAGCAGATTAGGGAAAAGGAGAGGGGGTGGAACATTGGTACAGCAGGGAGAAATGCTATTTAA
- the LOC112201366 gene encoding kinesin-like protein KIN-14Q isoform X1, with product MDYDPLLLTDVSRQQNTSISTHSDYSVLCSKLKSLTMVDPDSSCSDANEDFARENCYSPEVISTTKFRDAVANDVLDGPAMIGFSLTSPDLVMCAGSPDIPRTSCAESPEFLESRCHQKLDTSMELSFENGIDASQVKDTNRTPTVKFSTTLCETYKEDLSPEASFELLPPTVIEDKSKEGPLLDVNNNVGSADGFLGGESPKWQDDGNAMCEGDYQKLLIGYENQRKELAEMRSAFEELKKQNQSKNNECREAWKSLKDLQNELMRKSMHVGSLAFAIEGQVKEKSKWFASLRDLTRKLKIMKMDHIKLSEEALAYKNCLANMNEMRSTIHSALNQQVSLHNDLKTKFIEGAKERKELYNKVLELKGNIRVFCRCRPLNTEEVSAGASMAIDFESEKEGELAVKSNGVTRRTFKFDAVFGPQADQADVFEDTAPFATSVLDGYNVCIFAYGQTGSGKTFTMEGTEEARGVNFRTLEQLFRIIKEREKLHRYDVSVSVLEVYNEQIRDLLVPGNQPGATAKRLEIRQAGEGTHHVPGLVEAHVKNMNEVWEVLQTGSNARAVGSTNANEHSSRSHCIHCVMVKGENLLNGECTRSKLWLVDLAGSERIAKTEVQGERLKETQNINRSLSALGDVISALATKTSHIPFRNSKLTHLLQDSLGGDSKTLMFLQISPNENDLSETLCSLNFASRVRGIELGPAKRQMDTSELLRYKQMFEKTKLDIKSKDVQIRKMEETVHGLELKIRERDLKNKCLQDKVKELESQLLIERKLARQHVDTKIAEQHLQQLKHQQDEQTTALARPPLTNRPLTTHKILNETAINTLGKDQVNPTQQLTEKANNKIPVPTMDGFVKYIDPIEKENNPDMAEQFVLPKRTGRASICPTVQRIPATSAPRRNSLIPLPTVPNRLQSPMPVLSLAPISAYHADKKAEMDYVSEIDCLSEQTPCSSPKVTRTGGKKFNSILRRSIQKKAQMKSPMPPHMRKGVNVGMEKVRVSIGSRGRMPHRVLLGNGRRAGTKEGQKQIREKERGWNIGTAGRNAI from the exons ATGGATTACGACCCTCTTCTCCTAACCGACGTCTCTCGCCAGCAAAACACCTCCATTTCCACTCACTCCGACT ACTCGGTACTGTGCTCGAAATTGAAAAGCTTGACCATGGTGGATCCCGATTCTTCTTGCTCTGATGCAAATGAAG ATTTTGCTCGGGAAAATTGTTATAGCCCAGAAGTTATTAGCACTACAAAATTCAGGGATGCAGTTGCAAATGACGTTCTTGATG GCCCGGCCATGATAGGATTTTCACTTACATCTCCTGATTTGGTTATGTGTGCCGGGTCACCGGATATACCCCGAACCAGCTGTGCGGAGTCCCCTGAGTTCTTGGAGAGTCGATGCCATCAGAAGCTGGATACTTCGATGGAGCTCTCTTTCGAGAATGGAATCGATGCGTCTCAAGTTAAGGATACTAATAGGACCCCAACTGTGAAGTTCTCAACCACGTTGTGCGAAACCTATAAGGAGGATTTGTCTCCTGAAGCTTCATTTGAGCTTCTTCCGCCTACGGTGATTGAGGACAAGTCGAAGGAAGGTCCCCTTCTTGATGTAAACAACAATGTAGGTTCTGCAGATGGCTTCCTGGGCGGTGAATCACCTAAA TGGCAGGATGATGGCAATGCCATGTGTGAAGGAGACTATCAGAAGTTGCTAATCGGTTATGAGAACCAGAGAAAGGAATTAGCAGAGATGAGGAGTGCATTCGAGGAGCTCAAAAAGCAGAACCAATCCAAGAATAATGAATGCCGAGAAGCATGGAAGTCTTTAAAGGACCTCCAAAATGAACTCATGCGCAAGTCGATGCATGTTGGATCTTTGG CTTTTGCCATCGAGGGACAGGTGAAAGAGAAAAGCAAGTGGTTTGCATCATTGAGAGATTTGACAAGAAAACTTAAG ATTATGAAGATGGACCACATTAAGCTATCAGAGGAGGCATTGGCTTATAAGAACTGTCTTGCAAATATGAACGAGATGAGGTCTACCATTCATTCCGCTT TAAATCAGCAAGTAAGTTTGCATAATGATCTGAAGACAAAGTTTATTGAAGGGGCCAAAGAACGTAAAGAACTCTACAACAAGGTGTTAGAGTTGAAAG GAAACATAAGGGTCTTTTGCAGGTGTAGGCCTCTAAACACTGAGGAAGTTTCAGCAGGAGCTTCAATGGCTATTGACTTTGAATCTGAGAAAGAAGGTGAGCTTGCTGTCAAGTCAAATGGGGTTACAAGAAGGACCTTTAAGTTTGATGCAGTATTCGGCCCTCAAGCAGACCAAG CTGATGTCTTCGAAGACACAGCTCCATTTGCAACCTCAGTTCTAGATGGGTACAATGTCTGCATATTTGCTTACGGGCAGACTGGAAGTGGAAAAACCTTTACAATGGAGGGAACGGAAGAAGCTCGGGGAGTCAATTTTAGGACTCTTGAGCAACTGTTTCGTATAATAAAAGAGCGAGAAAAGTTGCATAGATATGATGTGTCTGTTAGTGTTTTAGAAGTGTACAACGAGCAAATACGGGATCTACTTGTTCCAGGGAATCAGCCAGGAGCAACTGCCAAAAG GCTTGAAATTAGACAAGCTGGAGAAGGGACACATCATGTTCCAGGACTTGTTGAGGCACATGTGAAAAACATGAATGAAGTCTGGGAAGTTCTCCAAACTGGCAGTAATGCAAGGGCTGTTGGCTCAACCAATGCCAATGAGCATAGCAGCCGGTCGCACTG CATACACTGTGTAATGGTGAAGGGGGAGAACTTGTTGAATGGGGAATGCACAAGAAGCAAGCTCTGGTTGGTGGATCTAGCAGGGAGTGAGCGTATAGCAAAGACAGAGGTGCAAGGAGAACGACTCAAGGAAACTCAAAATATCAATAGATCTCTATCTGCACTAGGTGATGTCATATCTGCACTTGCAACTAAAACCTCACACATACCCTTCAG GAACTCCAAGCTAACCCACTTGCTTCAAGACTCTCTAG GTGGAGACTCCAAGACGCTTATGTTTCTTCAAATTAGTCCTAATGAAAATGACTTGAGTGAGACCCTTTGCTCACTGAACTTTGCGAGTAGAGTTAGAGGGATAGAGTTGGGTCCTGCAAAGAGACAAATGGACACTTCTGAACTTTTAAGATACAAACAGATG TTTGAGAAAACAAAGCTAGACATCAAGAGCAAAGATGTACAGATAAGGAAGATGGAGGAAACAGTCCATGGGTTAGAACTGAAgataagagagagagacctgaaaAATAAATGCCTGCAAGACAAG GTGAAAGAATTGGAATCACAACTTTTAATTGAGAGAAAGCTAGCACGTCAGCATGTGGACACAAAAATAGCCGAGCAGCACCTGCAGCAACTGAAACATCAACAAGACGAGCAAACTACTGCACTTGCAAGACCACCTCTAACAAACCGACCATTAACAACTCACAAGATTCTCAATGAGACAGCCATTAATACATTGGGGAAGGACCAAGTAAACCCCACGCAACAACTAACTGAGAAGGCCAACAACAAAATTCCAGTACCTACAATGGATGGTTTTGTCAAGTATATTGATCCTATAGAGAAAGAAAACAACCCCGACATGGCTGAACAATTTGTTCTACCAAAGAGAACTGGAAGAGCCTCTATCTGCCCAACAGTTCAGCGGATTCCTGCTACATCTGCTCCAAGACGCAACTCTCTAATTCCACTCCCTACTGTACCAAACCGCCTCCAATCCCCAATGCCTGTATTATCATTAGCACCAATATCAGCATACCATGCTGATAAGAAAGCTGAAATGGATTATGTGTCTGAAATTGACTGCTTGTCTGAACAGACACCATGTAGTAGTCCTAAAGTTACCAGAACTGGTGGCAAGAAGTTCAACAGCATACTGAGACGGAGCATCCAAAAGAAAGCTCAGATGAAGTCCCCAATGCCGCCACACATGAGAAAAGGTGTGAATGTAGGGATGGAGAAGGTTAGAGTATCTATTGGAAGTCGAGGCAGGATGCCACACAGGGTGTTACTTGGAAATGGTAGAAGGGCAGGTACTAAAGAAGGTCAGAAGCAGATTAGGGAAAAGGAGAGGGGGTGGAACATTGGTACAGCAGGGAGAAATGCTATTTAA
- the LOC112203402 gene encoding ankyrin repeat-containing protein At5g02620: MDQVAGWDWIETGAERDRCLERPVEVYKEDYRNITGLVKIMVLKRPDIVKTTDAIGWTPLHYAALRGYLNVTRVLLNCDSSTLYILDKTGMSALHVAACAGHTKVLKEFIRRRPDACDLLNDKGQNILHYAILGECIFVVKYILKTAKLARLINEADNDGNTPLHLAAIYRIEDSIIGSFASDPRVDRTAINNEFLHAVDIYVRRNFKLILVSQIAALKYKRHK, translated from the exons ATGGACCAGGTGGCCGGATGGGACTGGATCGAGACCGGTGCCGAAAGAGATCGGTGCCTGGAGCGACCAG tggaggtatataaagaagatTACAGGAATATAACAG GCCTTGTGAAGATTATGGTATTAAAAAGGCCAGACATTGTAAAAACGACTGATGCAATTGGATGGACTCCGTTGCACTACGCAGCATTGAGAGGGTACCTTAACGTAACTAGAGTATTGCTGAATTGCGATAGTTCTACACTTTATATTTTGGATAAAACTGGAATGTCGGCTCTCCATGTCGCGGCTTGTGCAGGTCACACTAAAGTATTGAAAGAGTTCATTCGACGTCGGCCTGATGCTTGTGATTTGCTCAATGATAAAGGCCAAAACATTCTTCACTATGCAATTTTAGGTGAATGTATATTTGTCGTCAAGTACATATTGAAGACCGCTAAACTTGCCAGGCTCATAAATGAAGCAGATAATGATGGAAACACTCCTCTGCATCTAGCTGCCATTTACAGAATAGAGGACTCTATTATCGGAAGTTTCGCATCCGATCCTAGAGTTGATAGGACTGCTATTAATAACGAGTTCTTACATGCCGTCGACATCTATGTTCGCCGCAATTTTAAACTG ATccttgttagccaaatagctgCCCTAAAGTATAAGAGgcacaagtaa